Proteins found in one Vicia villosa cultivar HV-30 ecotype Madison, WI unplaced genomic scaffold, Vvil1.0 ctg.000262F_1_1_1, whole genome shotgun sequence genomic segment:
- the LOC131626103 gene encoding protein FANTASTIC FOUR 1-like, whose protein sequence is MTETDSDTNTNTLFLYYPIPILLNSVINLFKKNIQSLLNLTTVTTAQSHSVSVSVSRPGLALVTTIITDKIPVPNVLESTTMLNLKLNNNENSRNPSRIEFVSGDVDGLMSCTESLGFESCDERRDYDRMDMNTRMNSDENDEIWRRKITMKRGESRGNSMRSFPPPIPSLNRNGKPSFYLRPVRKDGRLELTEVRIHRPDILHASRHDGRLTLHLIPDRDSDEEEESEEEEDSEEVEEVEEEEVEKEEEEEEEDMGTPMVVGNSNEGIRRCHEMVNQQHLLVHGNQIRMCV, encoded by the coding sequence ATGACAGAAACAGATTCagatacaaatacaaatactctCTTTTTATATTACCCTATTCCTATTCTTCTAAATTCTGTTATTAACTTGTTCAAGAAAAATATTCAATCTCTTCTCAATCTAACCACCGTCACTACTGCACAATCTCACTCAGTTTCAGTTTCAGTTTCTCGTCCTGGATTGGCTCTGGTTACTACTATCATCACCGATAAGATTCCGGTTCCGAATGTTCTTGAATCAACCACGATgttaaatttgaagctaaacaaTAATGAGAATTCTCGAAATCCGTCGCGGATTGAATTTGTTTCCGGTGATGTTGATGGATTGATGTCTTGCACTGAAAGTCTTGGATTCGAGAGTTGTGATGAGAGGAGAGATTACGATAGAATGGATATGAATACGAGGATGAATAGTGATGAGAATGATGAGATTTGGAGGAGGAAGATTACGATGAAAAGAGGTGAAAGTAGAGGAAATTCGATGAGGTCGTTTCCGCCGCCGATTCCGTCGTTGAATCGGAATGGTAAACCTAGTTTTTATCTGAGGCCGGTGAGGAAAGACGGGAGGTTGGAGTTAACGGAAGTTAGAATACACCGACCGGATATTCTTCATGCTTCGCGGCATGATGGACGGTTGACATTGCATCTGATACCAGATCGAGacagtgatgaagaagaagaaagtgaagaagaagaagatagtgAAGAAGTTGAAGAGGTGGAGGAAGAAGAAGTTGAAaaggaggaggaagaagaagaagaagatatgggAACTCCTATGGTAGTGGGAAATAGTAATGAAGGAATAAGGAGGTGTCATGAAATGGTGAATCAACAACATCTTCTTGTTCATGGGAACCAAATTCGAATGTGTGTGTGA